The stretch of DNA aataaataaaggggatgtaaatagcgtgctgaaaatttccagccatgacaggacttgcagcaatggtttcaagttggaaaaattcagattcatgagtgatataggaaagcactggtttcgtaatagagttgtggatgagtggaacaaactcccaagtacagttattaaccctttgagggtcgacaggccctctccgaaactcgttctcagggtcggccaaatttcaaaaaaaaaaaattattttttcttatgaaaaaatagagtatttttttctaaacattataggctaaacaaaaaaattttaacgtcaatacttaccgagatatggaggtgtgaaatttgccaaaattgaacaacatatggtaacatcgccgactgccgtcacccggtatttttctatttacttttttatgtactattttcaattatttttcaatttttctttttctgagtaacttttatggcctctgaggccaacatgatcagtattttgtaagttatttctttatcaatactacacaataagggcgtaaacactgttgtcattattttgtttacagaaaatatttacacaaacaaacaatatgaaatgttgtttattactatttttctatattttatatacacatatacagtcacaggacatgtttctagaagttctgcagcctgtggaactctttgaaacatggtgtcatgcacagtggagttttgcactcctcacacataaaacgagtgtctctgcgttgttgtgggcgtttttttgtatgtgaacagacgtaacacctcttctgagcctttttcttcaaagcagtagcaggcagttttaccaggaagtgatcaccatgcttcagacgagcaggtagttgttgataatttggtgggcggtcaattgcaggtgcatttccttggtacttgaatactatttgtctgatgacagacaaacagaattcgccgtactgtggtttgtttctggtgctcatcttatacatattataagcattgagcatggaaatgtccagaagatggaaaaacagtttgatgtaccacttataactcttgcgaacacaatcagcaaacccaatctgcatgtcacatttgtccactgaacgcatgttgaaggtgtaatcaatcacagctgcaggttttagaatgggttcatttctctctctatgctgcctgccactgtctgccatttcattagggtgaattgatgacaacagtgtgacatctcgtttgtcatgccaccgaaatgccatgatgtcattggcagcaaacgcctgcacctcacctctgcgagtgccagcgtcaaacctgggcatatgttttcgatttgcacgcactgtgccacacacatctgtcatgttcactcgcaaaaaatcactgagtgaggggcttgtgtaccagttatctgtatataatatatgccccttaccaaggtatggttctatcattgttcgaaccacatcacctgagatgcccaataacttcctggtattttgcaatgtataacttccagtgtacacaataatatccaataccagaccactgtaacaatcacaaagcacaaacaactttataccaaagcgtttcctcttgcttggtatgtactgcttgaaagagagtcttcctttgaacagaatcaaagactcgtcaattacaagcttcctgaagggataaaaatgagtactgaatttctgtttcagatacacaaacacattcctaatcttatataacctgtcagttctgtcaggcctggttttatctgagaagtgaagcatacgtaacattagcacaaatcgattcactggcattatatcactgaaacctggtgttgcaatcagggggtctgttgaccagtatgatttcactttgtgcttatacacatgtggcataagcattattgtggcaaagaaaagatacatctcagccacagttgcctccttccattggtgtagacgtgattttggtgaaagtattgtgtttgccatggtgtactcgtagtatgtgttgctttccatgacaatacttttcatcagtggttcgtcaaagaataactcgaaacattccagttcagtggcattgttcccaagtgcacaagatggccgtattccactttggctgccatcaaactggtggggatttggaacaaaattgacagcttcctgccaatcccaggtgcggtctgctggtgggtactggacaatgacaggtggttgtggttgtggaggttgtggttgtggaggttgtggttgtggaggctggtgtggtgggggagtgggggatggtggcctttgttctagatcagctgaggcagcggcgtgggtggcagcatgggtggcagcatg from Cherax quadricarinatus isolate ZL_2023a chromosome 94, ASM3850222v1, whole genome shotgun sequence encodes:
- the LOC138855437 gene encoding piggyBac transposable element-derived protein 4-like, which codes for MRSGSVPYVIPRGRSVSRSTSHGCTTGTDSENDEDTVAIGMENVRGGSGAGGEAPAVGHAATHAATHAAASADLEQRPPSPTPPPHQPPQPQPPQPQPPQPQPPVIVQYPPADRTWDWQEAVNFVPNPHQFDGSQSGIRPSCALGNNATELECFELFFDEPLMKSIVMESNTYYEYTMANTILSPKSRLHQWKEATVAEMYLFFATIMLMPHVYKHKVKSYWSTDPLIATPGFSDIMPVNRFVLMLRMLHFSDKTRPDRTDRLYKIRNVFVYLKQKFSTHFYPFRKLVIDESLILFKGRLSFKQYIPSKRKRFGIKLFVLCDCYSGLVLDIIVYTGSYTLQNTRKLLGISGDVVRTMIEPYLGKGHILYTDNWYTSPSLSDFLRVNMTDVCGTVRANRKHMPRFDAGTRRGEVQAFAANDIMAFRWHDKRDVTLLSSIHPNEMADSGRQHRERNEPILKPAAVIDYTFNMRSVDKCDMQIGFADCVRKSYKWYIKLFFHLLDISMLNAYNMYKMSTRNKPQYGEFCLSVIRQIVFKYQGNAPAIDRPPNYQQLPARLKHGDHFLVKLPATALKKKAQKRCYVCSHTKKRPQQRRDTRFMCEECKTPLCMTPCFKEFHRLQNF